In Candidatus Nealsonbacteria bacterium DGGOD1a, one DNA window encodes the following:
- a CDS encoding pilin, translating into MKTFAKKSFLPVLLALFCFIVPPRTANADHINYYCESGRGGDNGTQCNEDAIDVDVVYDKNGSRLVRTTKFTVKAWQQCVNKKTSEADTIFGICHKDCLDKVINPKYYNDPKTPGIQNNKQNIKLPVVLAWDNVRGFGDNRGQYDACTYDSHHNDCHHLEKVKTFTGDGYGPISYRIQIQDDSANGIGNLTIPTIKNGQVEIADNGKQAFYAILDKNAFNSLEDAGPCFFNSTDTYHWRVVACCNANGTGCKDWPRDWWTFTASTAPEPSVPPNKISSLMDPDWNGKNGAAAESFKDIVPSKEPLRWCAAKLPAEYQIAGRPVQYAKSYKIEVTSDEQNSFTEELRKKITDWISWISGNSSSDSQSTHSLSIINGGWLYEIKPVGGNIYSWYSPLNNRGSVETWYPSQGRQDLAYFSREHIYSWKLQSCTDDIAKVCFCDNGEAKAECADGTSPEYSQEWKVKTPFETISSPEAISPKNDPEGKDPVGFPISLSWTIPSGANSFRYKTTIPGLEEGKTSWSSIPNNEFDDNSKNLFTLEKSNLKLDTLYKWQVRSCAQFDPDATKKSGGLDCDEWSEEFSFRTTGRPPLQSSMEPNLSSTITFPQNFKWEKVPGAKSYNFKLFDGTTEIAAAAKTVKFGSADSDRPGTQADYPNILPPVGVDSKPYTWKVQTCADENGKYCGGWQSQYFKTARPETPTLENQNRTNGSLNDAGFSWTGQTKYYQVTINYEKGTVEQSDCDLENPIVNKIIDKNSCSVSNGCIPSNIKGSCVGTYKWTVQPCVNPDCSDKGDDNRLSDSFLVVKQTSESKDTVAVCGQTFNNSKTSWDETEKCEVKHIFMMIKIIIDFFLFKLSIMILPILALITGGFFYLGKEGPNTVKYIKDAWIRIGIGYAILFMAWLLVSWIMAAAGFEGDWWKIL; encoded by the coding sequence ATGAAAACTTTTGCGAAAAAATCATTCTTGCCGGTTTTGTTGGCGTTATTTTGTTTTATTGTCCCGCCACGGACGGCCAACGCCGACCACATCAACTATTATTGCGAAAGCGGACGCGGCGGCGACAACGGCACCCAATGCAACGAAGACGCGATAGATGTAGATGTTGTTTATGATAAGAACGGGTCTCGCCTTGTGCGCACAACAAAATTCACCGTCAAAGCATGGCAGCAATGCGTGAACAAAAAAACTTCCGAAGCCGACACCATCTTCGGCATTTGCCACAAAGATTGTTTGGACAAGGTCATAAATCCCAAATACTATAATGATCCAAAAACTCCCGGAATCCAAAACAACAAGCAAAACATAAAATTGCCGGTGGTTTTGGCATGGGACAATGTGCGCGGCTTTGGCGACAACCGCGGCCAGTACGACGCCTGCACTTACGACAGCCACCATAACGATTGCCACCACCTTGAAAAAGTTAAAACCTTCACCGGCGATGGCTATGGCCCGATTTCCTACCGCATCCAAATCCAAGATGACAGCGCCAACGGAATTGGCAATTTGACCATTCCCACCATAAAAAACGGCCAAGTCGAAATCGCGGATAACGGCAAGCAAGCGTTCTACGCGATACTGGATAAAAACGCTTTCAATTCTCTTGAGGACGCCGGACCGTGTTTCTTCAACTCCACCGATACCTATCATTGGCGAGTGGTCGCTTGCTGCAACGCCAACGGCACCGGATGCAAAGACTGGCCCCGGGATTGGTGGACCTTCACCGCCAGCACCGCGCCCGAACCATCGGTGCCGCCGAATAAAATCAGCTCGTTGATGGACCCGGATTGGAACGGCAAAAATGGCGCGGCGGCCGAATCTTTTAAAGACATTGTTCCGTCAAAAGAACCTCTGCGCTGGTGCGCGGCCAAACTGCCGGCCGAATACCAGATCGCCGGTCGGCCGGTACAATACGCCAAATCATACAAAATCGAAGTTACCTCTGACGAACAAAATTCCTTCACCGAGGAACTCCGCAAAAAAATCACGGATTGGATTTCCTGGATATCCGGGAATTCTTCTTCCGACAGCCAGTCAACCCATTCGCTTTCGATCATCAATGGCGGCTGGCTGTATGAAATCAAGCCGGTTGGCGGAAATATCTACAGCTGGTATTCTCCTCTCAACAACCGCGGGAGCGTGGAAACATGGTATCCCTCGCAAGGCCGCCAGGATTTGGCTTATTTTTCGCGGGAACACATCTATTCGTGGAAACTGCAAAGCTGTACCGACGACATCGCCAAAGTGTGTTTTTGCGATAATGGCGAAGCTAAAGCCGAGTGCGCCGACGGGACATCTCCGGAATACAGCCAGGAATGGAAAGTCAAAACTCCTTTTGAAACAATCTCGTCCCCGGAAGCGATTTCGCCAAAAAACGATCCCGAAGGAAAAGATCCGGTTGGTTTCCCGATCAGCCTTTCTTGGACGATCCCGTCGGGCGCCAATTCGTTTCGCTACAAAACAACAATACCGGGGCTTGAAGAAGGGAAAACTTCATGGAGCAGCATCCCCAACAACGAGTTCGACGACAATTCAAAAAATCTTTTCACCCTGGAAAAATCCAACTTAAAGCTGGACACTTTATATAAATGGCAAGTCCGCTCCTGCGCGCAATTCGATCCGGACGCAACAAAAAAAAGCGGCGGCTTGGATTGCGACGAGTGGTCCGAGGAATTTTCATTCCGCACCACGGGCCGGCCGCCGTTGCAAAGCTCAATGGAACCGAATTTGTCGTCAACGATAACCTTCCCGCAAAATTTCAAATGGGAAAAAGTGCCGGGCGCGAAATCCTATAATTTCAAACTGTTCGACGGCACAACGGAAATTGCCGCAGCCGCCAAAACCGTGAAATTCGGATCGGCGGATTCGGACCGGCCGGGAACGCAAGCCGACTATCCGAACATTTTGCCGCCCGTGGGCGTCGACAGCAAGCCCTACACATGGAAAGTGCAAACCTGCGCCGATGAAAACGGCAAGTATTGCGGCGGATGGCAATCGCAATATTTTAAAACCGCGCGGCCCGAAACTCCAACGCTTGAAAATCAAAACCGGACCAACGGTTCGCTCAACGACGCCGGTTTTTCATGGACGGGGCAAACAAAATACTATCAAGTGACAATAAACTACGAAAAGGGGACGGTGGAACAATCCGACTGCGATTTGGAAAATCCGATTGTTAACAAAATTATCGATAAAAATTCCTGCTCCGTTTCAAACGGATGCATTCCTTCAAACATCAAAGGCTCCTGCGTCGGCACCTATAAGTGGACGGTCCAACCCTGCGTCAACCCCGATTGTTCCGACAAAGGCGACGATAACCGCCTGTCCGATTCGTTTCTGGTTGTCAAGCAAACTTCCGAATCAAAAGACACTGTCGCGGTCTGCGGCCAAACTTTTAACAATTCAAAAACCAGTTGGGACGAAACCGAAAAGTGCGAAGTCAAGCATATTTTTATGATGATAAAAATAATAATCGATTTCTTTCTCTTTAAATTGTCAATTATGATCCTGCCGATATTGGCATTGATCACCGGCGGGTTTTTCTACCTTGGCAAAGAAGGGCCCAACACCGTCAAATACATCAAGGACGCATGGATCCGCATCGGCATCGGTTACGCGATACTGTTTATGGCTTGGCTTTTGGTTTCATGGATCATGGCGGCCGCCGGATTCGAAGGCGATTGGTGGAAAATATTATAA
- a CDS encoding pilin, with protein MTYKNFGFAALFLFFALATPLFCRAENATTTVFNFDQSCGATINGPASIICKNYQRGSQTSVETIEVATCICANTCLTMPPDHYYYDDPVAKTRQTDVNAITLPVVLAWDPVEAWMNEAGEYVWSGLGLNGQETVTSKIFGARSYLLEIDNANHELNESQSDGGIFRQILKTTEFNPTDQFYPCFFNSGRKIKWRVRPCCGEDGSYCMPAEQAEWWEFTTSYAPEPIIAKDPDWNGQNKATGIPFKGYQIKWCRVPLPESGQFAKSYRLMVTSDEKGSNTLNCHPLMVSNGQCRDDDILADSNEGEVRYITDHDNVVKNIFPVQGRQDHALFTRNRTYAWKMKTCFDDTAANCSDYGQTWKFSTKNDPIGIPEAVTPKNSVQDNDLAALPLSMSWTIPDGANSFVYQTSFLDGDQKTGDPIVPNNNSGAAEKLLFDADNLKPDTQYKWRAKACAKFDSTDCDGWSDWFVFRTTGRPAKNDSLAVTTGIPATFSWEAVPGAKSYNFSIGKTGTAGTIKILNDSDLLKNPKHTVGYPDIDQSQSYSWKVQTCAHADGKVCGEWSQEKTFAAPTLTAAANIKPAMESTIYADQPAQNISWDAVTGASAYHYILSLAISKEKQECIQEPIEKTIPRVSDTVQLNCLGEYHLIVQPCVDAACKSGGPKSELKFTLDQHIPANKSSFAVCGTAYDDPDTQWNEREACQPKHTLLSIKIIIDFALFKLSIWLLPILALATGLLFYSPFGTPELLDKIKIWWKYIGIGYALLIFAWIITGFILQIAGFPGLWFKIL; from the coding sequence ATGACATACAAAAATTTCGGATTCGCGGCATTGTTTTTATTTTTCGCGCTGGCAACCCCGCTTTTTTGCCGCGCCGAAAACGCGACCACCACTGTTTTTAATTTCGATCAAAGTTGCGGCGCCACCATTAACGGCCCGGCGAGCATAATATGCAAAAACTACCAAAGAGGCTCCCAAACATCGGTGGAAACCATTGAGGTCGCCACCTGCATTTGCGCCAACACCTGCTTGACTATGCCTCCGGATCATTACTACTACGACGATCCGGTCGCCAAAACCCGGCAGACCGATGTCAACGCCATAACTTTGCCCGTGGTTCTGGCTTGGGACCCCGTGGAAGCTTGGATGAACGAAGCCGGCGAATATGTCTGGTCCGGACTCGGATTAAACGGTCAAGAAACCGTAACTTCCAAAATCTTCGGCGCGCGCTCCTATCTTCTGGAAATCGACAACGCCAACCACGAATTAAACGAATCCCAAAGCGACGGCGGAATTTTCCGCCAGATATTGAAAACCACGGAATTTAACCCAACCGACCAGTTCTACCCCTGTTTTTTCAATTCCGGCCGCAAGATAAAGTGGCGCGTACGGCCCTGTTGCGGCGAAGACGGATCATATTGCATGCCCGCCGAACAAGCCGAATGGTGGGAATTTACCACCAGCTACGCTCCGGAACCGATAATCGCCAAGGACCCGGATTGGAACGGCCAAAACAAAGCTACCGGAATACCGTTCAAAGGATACCAGATAAAATGGTGCCGCGTACCGTTGCCGGAGTCCGGCCAATTCGCGAAATCTTACCGGCTGATGGTGACTTCGGATGAAAAAGGCTCCAATACCCTGAATTGCCATCCTTTAATGGTTTCCAACGGCCAATGCCGGGATGACGATATTTTAGCCGATTCCAACGAAGGCGAAGTCAGATATATCACCGACCACGACAATGTGGTAAAAAATATTTTTCCGGTGCAAGGCCGCCAGGATCACGCGCTTTTCACGCGCAACCGCACCTACGCGTGGAAAATGAAAACCTGCTTTGACGATACTGCCGCCAACTGCAGCGATTACGGACAAACTTGGAAATTTTCCACCAAAAACGATCCGATTGGAATTCCGGAAGCGGTTACTCCAAAAAACAGCGTTCAAGACAACGACTTGGCGGCGCTGCCGTTGAGCATGTCATGGACGATACCCGACGGCGCCAATTCGTTTGTGTACCAAACATCTTTCCTTGACGGAGACCAAAAAACCGGCGATCCGATTGTCCCGAACAATAATTCCGGCGCGGCGGAAAAACTTTTGTTCGATGCCGACAATTTAAAGCCCGACACCCAATATAAATGGCGCGCCAAAGCGTGCGCCAAATTCGATTCCACGGATTGCGACGGCTGGTCGGATTGGTTTGTCTTCCGCACCACGGGCCGGCCGGCAAAAAACGATTCGCTGGCGGTAACAACCGGGATTCCGGCAACTTTTTCATGGGAAGCGGTTCCGGGCGCGAAATCCTATAATTTCAGCATCGGCAAAACCGGCACGGCCGGCACGATAAAAATTTTAAACGATTCCGATCTGTTAAAAAACCCCAAACACACTGTGGGCTATCCCGATATCGACCAGTCGCAAAGCTACTCTTGGAAAGTGCAAACTTGCGCCCACGCGGACGGAAAAGTATGCGGCGAATGGAGCCAGGAAAAAACTTTCGCCGCGCCGACGCTAACCGCCGCGGCCAATATAAAACCCGCCATGGAATCAACGATATACGCCGATCAGCCGGCGCAAAATATTTCATGGGACGCGGTAACCGGCGCGTCCGCCTATCATTATATTTTATCTCTAGCCATATCAAAGGAAAAACAAGAATGCATCCAAGAACCGATTGAGAAAACTATTCCCCGCGTTTCCGACACGGTGCAATTGAATTGTTTGGGAGAATATCATCTGATCGTCCAGCCCTGCGTGGACGCGGCTTGCAAAAGCGGGGGACCGAAAAGCGAGTTGAAGTTCACGCTGGACCAGCATATTCCGGCAAACAAATCCTCATTCGCGGTTTGCGGCACCGCCTATGACGACCCGGACACCCAATGGAACGAAAGGGAAGCGTGCCAACCCAAGCACACTCTTTTGTCGATAAAAATCATCATTGATTTCGCGCTGTTCAAACTGTCGATCTGGCTCCTGCCGATATTGGCGCTGGCCACCGGCCTGCTTTTCTATTCGCCTTTCGGCACGCCCGAGCTTTTGGATAAAATCAAAATATGGTGGAAATACATCGGCATCGGCTACGCGCTGTTGATTTTCGCGTGGATTATCACCGGCTTTATCCTGCAAATAGCCGGCTTCCCGGGATTATGGTTCAAAATTCTGTAA
- a CDS encoding pilin gives MKFFSNRTGGIVLAILFFAVIGFAFAANAADSATTTFKFQAQWPASPMGTDIAKETNPTVALGIKYIYEWGVGLGGLAVFIALIIAGFEYITSIGNPSKMQDAFNRIRDAVIGLVILLSSYAILSLIGINLNSIKITPFQENFSSQATTCKSAEKEPAPDCCKDKDGDQIKNCKDEYYTCIGYDPAANKAGYCWPRWNKAECKSAKIIYESGGDYSINDFDNEHTIDPKKQIGSVVFYSESNGAGAPCYDPTSDDESLRDTKNPVCKCGLQLFTKSSTNTGGGITKECENTDIYVATNNESLKTYVNAKATVCVMLIKQ, from the coding sequence ATGAAATTTTTTTCAAACAGAACCGGCGGCATTGTTTTGGCAATTTTATTTTTTGCGGTTATCGGCTTCGCGTTCGCGGCCAACGCGGCCGATAGCGCCACCACCACTTTCAAATTCCAAGCGCAATGGCCGGCATCGCCCATGGGCACCGACATCGCCAAAGAAACCAACCCGACGGTAGCGCTTGGCATTAAATATATCTACGAATGGGGAGTGGGGCTGGGAGGTCTGGCGGTTTTTATCGCGCTGATAATCGCCGGTTTTGAATACATCACTTCCATCGGCAACCCGTCGAAAATGCAGGATGCCTTCAACCGCATCCGCGACGCGGTCATCGGCTTGGTGATCCTCCTTTCCTCTTACGCAATTTTATCGCTGATCGGGATAAATCTAAACTCAATAAAAATCACTCCATTCCAGGAAAATTTTTCTTCTCAAGCCACCACCTGCAAAAGCGCGGAAAAAGAACCCGCCCCCGATTGCTGCAAAGACAAAGACGGCGATCAGATCAAAAATTGCAAAGACGAATATTATACCTGCATCGGATATGATCCCGCCGCCAACAAGGCCGGTTATTGCTGGCCGAGATGGAATAAAGCGGAATGCAAATCCGCAAAAATTATCTATGAATCGGGCGGCGATTATTCAATCAATGATTTCGACAACGAACATACGATTGATCCTAAAAAACAAATCGGGTCGGTGGTATTCTACAGCGAATCGAACGGCGCGGGCGCGCCGTGTTACGACCCGACATCCGACGACGAGTCTCTGCGAGATACCAAAAATCCGGTTTGCAAATGCGGCCTGCAATTATTTACCAAATCAAGCACGAACACCGGCGGCGGGATAACCAAAGAATGCGAAAATACCGATATTTATGTCGCGACGAACAACGAATCGCTCAAAACATATGTAAACGCCAAAGCCACGGTTTGCGTTATGCTCATCAAACAATAA